A single region of the Solwaraspora sp. WMMD791 genome encodes:
- a CDS encoding 50S ribosomal protein L11 methyltransferase yields MQRQLFHDAAGTDTGGADQLRLTSVPLAAEIRLFLADDPTLLWARLEAAAGHRLPPPYWASAWAGGQALARYLLDHREVAAGRRVLDLASGSGLVAIAAAMAGAATVTANDIDPYAATAIALNAVVNDVVLTTTVDDLLDGTVTEVDLVLVGDALYNAELATRVLPFLDRLADRGVHVLVGDPGRGHGGLDRLAPVVSYRIATGAAEDSLIDRTQVLTLLPRH; encoded by the coding sequence CTGCAACGGCAACTCTTCCACGATGCCGCCGGCACCGACACCGGCGGCGCGGACCAGCTCCGGCTGACCAGTGTGCCGCTCGCGGCCGAGATCCGGCTCTTCCTCGCCGACGATCCGACGCTGCTGTGGGCCCGGCTGGAAGCCGCTGCCGGCCACCGGCTACCGCCGCCGTACTGGGCCTCGGCCTGGGCGGGTGGCCAGGCACTGGCCCGCTACCTGCTCGACCACCGCGAGGTGGCCGCCGGGCGGCGGGTCCTCGATCTCGCCTCCGGGTCCGGTCTGGTCGCCATCGCGGCGGCCATGGCCGGTGCCGCGACGGTCACCGCGAACGACATCGACCCGTACGCCGCGACCGCGATCGCGCTCAACGCCGTGGTCAACGACGTCGTGCTCACCACCACGGTCGACGATCTGCTCGACGGCACCGTCACCGAGGTGGACCTGGTGCTGGTCGGCGACGCGCTGTACAACGCCGAACTCGCCACCCGGGTGCTGCCGTTCCTCGACCGGCTCGCCGACCGTGGCGTGCACGTGCTGGTGGGTGATCCGGGCCGCGGTCACGGTGGACTCGACCGGCTCGCCCCGGTCGTCAGCTACCGGATCGCCACCGGCGCCGCCGAGGACTCGTTGATCGACCGTACCCAGGTGCTGACCCTCCTGCCGCGTCACTGA
- a CDS encoding VWA domain-containing protein: MTTDIRNHHENRRQVLYWRLLARLFDGQEQAALERASVSIVDDIGLPAAVLDPSVSIDTVVQRFPELAEELPGLLAPPAEDDTADTDTDADTDTGQVGADEVRRAALASKLLLNIFATGSGDVSATQLACWQSDAGWYQQACGVQPGRRDGLLGTIEADLVRRMRLREVLADPALARQLTPSMSLIEQLLRDKSNLSGVALANAKALIRRFVDEVAEVLKTQVQQTSVGTIDRSIPPKRVFRNLDLDRTIWKNLPNWSPSDERLYVDRLFYKQTAKRTTPARMIVVVDQSGSMVDAMVNCTILASIFAGLPKVDVHLVAYDTRALDLTPWVHDPFEVLLRTQLGGGTDGMAALELARPKIVDPRNTVLVWISDFYEWKSQEVFDGLQSVHRSGAKLIPVGSVSSGGQQSVNPWFRQRLKDQGTPVLSGHVRKLVVELKNFLT; encoded by the coding sequence ATGACCACTGACATCAGGAACCATCACGAGAACCGCCGGCAGGTGCTCTACTGGCGGCTGCTGGCCCGGCTGTTCGACGGGCAGGAGCAGGCTGCTCTGGAGCGGGCCAGCGTGTCGATCGTCGACGACATCGGGTTGCCGGCCGCCGTACTCGACCCGTCGGTCTCCATCGACACGGTCGTGCAGCGGTTCCCGGAGCTGGCCGAGGAGCTTCCGGGACTGCTCGCACCGCCGGCCGAGGACGACACTGCCGACACCGACACCGACGCCGACACCGACACCGGCCAGGTCGGTGCCGACGAGGTACGGCGGGCCGCGCTGGCCTCCAAGCTGCTGCTCAACATCTTCGCCACCGGCAGCGGCGACGTCTCCGCGACCCAGTTGGCCTGCTGGCAGTCCGACGCCGGCTGGTACCAGCAGGCCTGCGGTGTGCAGCCGGGCCGCCGCGACGGGCTGCTCGGCACCATCGAGGCCGACCTGGTCCGCCGGATGCGGCTGCGGGAGGTGCTGGCCGACCCGGCGCTGGCCCGTCAGCTCACCCCGAGCATGTCGCTGATCGAGCAGCTGCTGCGGGACAAGTCGAACCTGTCCGGGGTGGCGTTGGCCAACGCCAAGGCGCTGATCCGGCGCTTCGTCGACGAGGTCGCCGAGGTGCTCAAGACCCAGGTGCAGCAGACCAGCGTCGGCACCATCGACCGGTCGATCCCGCCGAAGCGGGTGTTCCGCAACCTGGACCTGGACCGCACCATCTGGAAGAACCTGCCGAACTGGAGCCCGAGCGACGAGCGGCTCTACGTCGACCGGCTGTTCTACAAGCAGACCGCGAAGCGGACCACTCCGGCCCGCATGATCGTCGTGGTCGACCAGTCGGGCTCGATGGTCGACGCCATGGTCAACTGCACCATCCTGGCCTCGATCTTCGCCGGTCTGCCCAAGGTGGACGTGCATCTGGTCGCGTACGACACCCGGGCGCTGGACCTGACGCCGTGGGTGCACGACCCGTTCGAGGTGCTGCTGCGTACCCAGCTCGGTGGCGGCACCGACGGCATGGCTGCACTGGAGCTGGCCCGACCCAAGATCGTCGACCCGCGCAACACCGTGCTGGTGTGGATCTCCGACTTCTACGAGTGGAAGTCGCAGGAGGTCTTCGACGGGCTGCAGTCGGTGCACCGCAGCGGCGCCAAGCTGATCCCGGTCGGCTCGGTCTCCAGCGGCGGCCAGCAGAGCGTCAACCCGTGGTTCCGCCAACGGCTCAAGGACCAGGGCACCCCGGTGCTGTCCGGGCACGTCCGCAAGCTCGTCGTCGAGCTCAAGAACTTCCTCACCTGA
- a CDS encoding cold-shock protein, which translates to MATGTVKWFNADKGFGFITQDSGEADVFAHFTAIASSGFRTLEENQRVEFDVEQGQKGLQAANIRVI; encoded by the coding sequence ATGGCAACCGGCACCGTGAAGTGGTTCAACGCTGACAAGGGTTTCGGCTTCATCACCCAGGACAGCGGAGAGGCCGACGTCTTCGCCCACTTCACCGCTATCGCGTCCAGCGGATTCCGCACCCTCGAAGAGAACCAGCGGGTGGAGTTCGACGTCGAGCAGGGGCAGAAGGGCCTGCAGGCGGCCAACATCCGGGTGATCTGA
- a CDS encoding AAA family ATPase produces MTAEMLRAPAEIKYAEELDWLESIDDGPKPFSWRLSPKMVRTFILGSEPADGLDRQIPQKWFGDRSFVERSIVTLASDRGLLLIGDPGTGKSWLAELLAAAISRNSTLVVQGTAGTTEDHIKYSWNVSMVIAKGQSRQSMIPSPIMTAMEQGVIGRFEELTRSTSDVQDALISILSEKYVSIPELDSDNIVFAQPGFSIIATANSRDRGVNDLSSALKRRFNFVRIPVVTNKRSEAEIVRFRTTELLRRHQIDLEVPPTLLDVLLQSFADLRTAAASATSDDEKLESALSTAEQIGVLEDAILHSQFFGDRTLRAETLASSMVGSLARRSPEDLAILNKFWHGVIEPRSKADGGEWPAFLEGGRQSIATLS; encoded by the coding sequence ATGACCGCAGAGATGCTGCGCGCCCCCGCCGAGATCAAGTACGCCGAGGAGCTCGACTGGCTCGAGTCGATCGACGACGGCCCGAAGCCGTTCAGCTGGCGGCTCAGCCCGAAGATGGTGCGCACCTTCATCCTGGGCTCCGAGCCGGCCGACGGCCTCGACCGGCAGATCCCGCAGAAGTGGTTCGGTGACCGCAGCTTCGTCGAACGCAGCATCGTCACCCTCGCCTCCGACCGTGGCCTGCTGCTGATCGGCGACCCGGGCACCGGCAAGAGCTGGCTGGCCGAGTTGCTGGCCGCCGCGATCAGCCGCAACTCGACCCTGGTCGTGCAGGGCACCGCCGGCACCACCGAGGACCACATCAAGTACTCGTGGAACGTCTCGATGGTCATCGCCAAGGGCCAGTCCCGGCAGTCGATGATCCCGTCGCCGATCATGACGGCGATGGAGCAGGGCGTGATCGGCCGGTTCGAGGAGCTGACCCGCTCCACCAGCGACGTCCAGGACGCGCTGATCTCGATCCTGTCCGAGAAGTACGTCTCCATCCCGGAGCTGGACTCGGACAACATCGTCTTCGCCCAGCCCGGCTTCTCGATCATCGCGACCGCCAACAGCCGCGACCGGGGCGTCAACGACCTGTCGTCGGCGTTGAAGCGACGGTTCAACTTCGTCCGGATCCCGGTGGTGACCAACAAGCGCAGCGAGGCGGAGATCGTCCGGTTCCGGACCACCGAACTGCTGCGCCGCCACCAGATCGACCTGGAGGTGCCGCCGACCCTGCTGGACGTGCTGCTGCAGAGCTTCGCCGACCTGCGTACCGCCGCCGCGTCGGCGACCAGCGACGACGAGAAGTTGGAGTCGGCGCTGTCCACCGCCGAGCAGATCGGGGTGCTGGAGGACGCGATCCTGCACAGCCAGTTCTTCGGCGACCGGACCCTGCGCGCCGAGACCCTGGCCAGCTCGATGGTCGGCTCGCTGGCCCGGCGCAGCCCGGAGGACCTGGCGATCCTGAACAAGTTCTGGCACGGGGTGATCGAGCCGCGCAGCAAGGCCGACGGCGGCGAGTGGCCGGCGTTCCTCGAAGGCGGCCGCCAGAGCATCGCGACCCTGTCATGA
- a CDS encoding response regulator transcription factor, with product MDDAVPDGPDLARVLIVDDHPVVRRGLRAMLDGEPWVAQVLEAASCADALATVAHEQVTVVAMDIALPDGDGVQAAARILRHRPGTAVLMLTMADDDALVARALQIGARGYLLKDTDPDVVVDALRTVAAGGLVLGPGVRLAGLADPAGRSAASATRLPPPLDQLTAREREILRHIAAGEGNAQIARRFGVSDKTVRNQVSTVFAKLGVSDRVQAALLARDAGMAPPGRQDQ from the coding sequence GTGGACGACGCTGTGCCGGACGGGCCGGACCTGGCCCGGGTGTTGATCGTGGACGACCATCCGGTGGTCCGCCGGGGGCTGCGGGCGATGCTCGACGGTGAGCCGTGGGTGGCGCAGGTGCTGGAAGCGGCGTCCTGCGCCGACGCGCTCGCCACGGTCGCCCACGAGCAGGTCACCGTGGTCGCGATGGACATCGCCCTGCCCGACGGTGACGGGGTGCAGGCCGCCGCGCGGATCCTGCGGCACCGACCAGGTACGGCGGTGCTGATGCTGACCATGGCCGACGACGACGCGCTGGTCGCCCGGGCGCTGCAGATCGGAGCCCGGGGTTACCTGCTCAAGGACACCGACCCGGACGTGGTGGTCGACGCGCTGCGTACCGTCGCCGCCGGTGGGCTGGTGCTCGGCCCGGGGGTCCGGCTGGCCGGCCTGGCCGACCCGGCAGGCCGGTCGGCGGCGTCGGCGACGCGGTTGCCGCCGCCGTTGGACCAGCTCACCGCGCGGGAACGGGAGATCCTGCGGCACATCGCCGCAGGTGAGGGCAACGCGCAGATCGCCCGTCGGTTCGGGGTCAGCGACAAGACGGTACGCAACCAGGTGTCGACTGTGTTCGCCAAGCTCGGGGTGAGCGACCGCGTGCAGGCGGCGCTGCTGGCCCGCGACGCCGGAATGGCACCGCCGGGCCGTCAGGATCAGTGA
- a CDS encoding DUF5682 family protein, with protein MSASSDGRFGALREQLADAATAFADSPDALTGILAGMVDDVDRALAEELEIFPVCHHSPSSALAMVRRLREKQPKVIYLELCEDLQPLLTELRNCELPVALQAFASDLAGFPAGSGPLSVIAPITEASAEYQAIAYALETPGVELLLVDRSADHVFQWQSPPDEDAPAATTTDPDDAGDPTQADEKALHGDAVGLEIGDLRPGFAELEAYLLHHGKVRHWSEWWDQYVEQPLIGADHDTYRQVMVMIGSLFRRLRPTDAARADRDEDRERFMWTRMREHLAASGADPADCLYVCGAAHAASRVEQFGVHSDAPFEITARTATVWRYGLIPSSHSAIEAQFGLAGGAVSIAAATWQKALTAGRVTPYRLAGQAGGRKRAARKPKAAAPTATGTATAGDRLSGFLATPARPGELDEAELLGWSVDIVRLARRNGYLASTADAIAVVETSVLLAEMRNRRRPTPYDFADAAVTCIEKDVVPGRRDVRRLCEIMFGGDRLGRVGYDALPPLARDVHDRLAPLGLDLQKRTVQRALLDLQGEPQLQPCSDLLWTLRRLLPPEAVRPIMGERRLGERSVQESWDVAIGRHQRSIIELGYEGVTIEQVLEQRLRKAAWDPQATAAKALAAVEDSLLYLTNRRFTDELGARAVQLLAAERTVDDAPEVLHRIRRLLVYYRTSGTAELPAWCQAFVTTGYAHYCTLLPTAFVDDETGLRQVAAMLGFLMSMESLAMALGCDRAQLELAVRQSHPQAPAKVALLWAAQSQLGQLPLAQLRERCTQLLASPLTVGAFPHYLSGFVQALEPVPTLAPFVVEVLSTAFGKLPDRVLLPWLPTLLTTLREQAGELLPVLVREAGRTFPAALPAVDAWTPPWADPATPPPGPAEAQPVRYAMTGPVPQLLAGFPLATVAVADLFDCAVAPPTGDGSTGDQATGDQATGGQPTGGQHRVELVALLEAHPVPAGAAAILLGVG; from the coding sequence ATGAGCGCGTCGTCGGACGGTCGGTTCGGGGCGTTGCGGGAGCAGTTGGCGGACGCCGCGACGGCGTTCGCCGACAGCCCGGACGCGCTGACCGGCATCCTCGCCGGCATGGTCGACGACGTCGACCGGGCGCTCGCCGAGGAGCTGGAGATCTTCCCGGTCTGTCACCATTCGCCGTCCTCGGCGTTGGCGATGGTCCGCCGGCTGCGCGAGAAACAGCCCAAGGTGATCTACCTGGAGCTCTGCGAGGACCTGCAGCCGCTGCTGACCGAGCTGCGCAACTGCGAACTGCCGGTGGCGTTGCAGGCGTTTGCCAGCGACCTGGCCGGCTTCCCGGCCGGGTCCGGCCCGCTGAGTGTGATCGCCCCGATCACCGAGGCGTCGGCCGAGTACCAGGCGATCGCGTACGCCCTGGAGACGCCGGGGGTGGAGCTGCTGCTGGTCGACCGCTCCGCCGACCATGTGTTCCAGTGGCAGTCGCCGCCCGACGAGGACGCGCCGGCGGCCACCACGACGGACCCCGACGACGCGGGTGACCCGACCCAGGCGGACGAGAAGGCGCTGCACGGTGACGCCGTCGGGCTGGAGATCGGCGACCTGCGGCCCGGATTCGCCGAGCTGGAGGCGTACCTGCTGCACCACGGCAAGGTGCGGCACTGGTCGGAGTGGTGGGACCAGTACGTCGAACAGCCGCTGATCGGCGCCGACCATGACACGTACCGGCAGGTCATGGTCATGATCGGTAGCCTGTTCCGGCGGCTACGGCCGACCGACGCCGCCCGCGCCGACCGCGACGAGGACCGGGAACGATTCATGTGGACCCGGATGCGCGAGCACCTGGCCGCGTCCGGTGCCGACCCGGCCGACTGCCTGTACGTCTGCGGCGCGGCCCACGCCGCCAGCCGGGTGGAGCAGTTCGGCGTCCACTCCGACGCCCCGTTCGAGATCACCGCGCGGACCGCCACCGTCTGGCGGTACGGGCTGATCCCGTCCAGCCATTCGGCGATCGAGGCACAGTTCGGGCTGGCCGGTGGAGCGGTGTCGATCGCCGCCGCCACCTGGCAGAAGGCGCTGACCGCCGGCCGGGTCACCCCGTACCGGCTGGCCGGGCAGGCCGGTGGCCGCAAGCGGGCGGCCCGCAAGCCGAAGGCCGCCGCGCCGACCGCTACCGGTACGGCGACCGCCGGTGACCGGCTCAGCGGCTTCCTGGCCACCCCGGCCCGCCCCGGTGAGCTCGACGAGGCCGAGCTGCTGGGCTGGTCGGTCGACATCGTCCGGCTGGCCCGGCGCAACGGCTACCTGGCCAGCACGGCCGACGCGATCGCCGTGGTCGAGACGTCGGTGTTGCTGGCCGAGATGCGTAACCGCCGCCGGCCGACGCCGTACGACTTCGCCGACGCGGCCGTCACCTGCATCGAGAAGGACGTGGTGCCGGGCCGGCGTGACGTCCGCCGGCTCTGCGAGATCATGTTCGGCGGCGACCGGCTGGGCCGGGTCGGCTACGACGCGTTGCCACCGTTGGCCCGCGACGTGCACGACCGGTTGGCGCCGCTCGGCCTCGATCTGCAGAAACGTACGGTCCAGCGGGCATTGCTGGACCTGCAGGGTGAGCCGCAGCTGCAACCCTGCTCGGATCTGCTGTGGACGCTGCGCCGGCTGCTGCCACCGGAGGCGGTCCGCCCGATCATGGGCGAGCGTCGACTCGGTGAACGGTCCGTGCAGGAGAGCTGGGACGTCGCGATCGGTCGCCACCAGCGGTCGATCATCGAGCTCGGCTACGAGGGCGTCACCATCGAGCAGGTGCTGGAGCAGCGGCTGCGCAAGGCCGCCTGGGATCCGCAGGCCACGGCGGCGAAGGCCCTCGCCGCCGTGGAGGACTCCCTGCTGTACCTGACCAACCGGCGGTTCACCGACGAGCTCGGGGCCCGCGCGGTGCAGCTGCTCGCCGCCGAACGTACCGTCGACGACGCCCCGGAGGTGCTGCACCGGATCCGCCGGCTGCTGGTCTACTACCGCACCAGCGGTACGGCCGAGTTGCCGGCCTGGTGTCAGGCGTTCGTCACCACCGGGTACGCCCACTACTGCACCCTGCTGCCGACGGCGTTCGTCGACGACGAGACCGGGCTGCGTCAGGTGGCCGCGATGCTGGGCTTCCTGATGAGCATGGAGAGCCTGGCGATGGCGCTCGGCTGCGACCGGGCCCAGCTGGAGCTGGCGGTACGCCAGTCCCATCCGCAGGCCCCGGCGAAGGTGGCGTTGCTCTGGGCGGCGCAGTCCCAGCTCGGTCAGCTGCCGTTGGCGCAGCTGCGGGAGCGCTGCACGCAACTGCTGGCCAGTCCGCTGACCGTCGGCGCGTTCCCGCACTACCTGAGCGGGTTCGTGCAGGCGTTGGAGCCGGTGCCGACGTTGGCGCCGTTCGTGGTGGAGGTGCTGTCGACGGCGTTCGGGAAGCTGCCCGACCGGGTGCTGCTGCCGTGGTTGCCGACGTTGCTGACCACGCTGCGCGAGCAGGCCGGCGAGTTGCTGCCGGTGCTGGTACGCGAGGCTGGTCGGACGTTCCCGGCGGCGCTGCCGGCGGTGGACGCCTGGACGCCACCGTGGGCGGACCCGGCGACACCGCCGCCGGGTCCGGCCGAAGCGCAACCCGTCCGGTACGCGATGACCGGACCGGTGCCGCAGCTGCTGGCCGGTTTCCCGCTGGCAACGGTCGCGGTGGCGGACCTGTTCGACTGCGCGGTCGCGCCGCCCACCGGTGACGGGTCGACCGGCGACCAGGCGACCGGCGACCAGGCGACCGGCGGGCAGCCGACCGGCGGGCAGCACCGGGTCGAGCTGGTCGCCCTGCTCGAGGCCCACCCGGTGCCGGCCGGCGCGGCGGCCATCCTGCTCGGGGTGGGCTGA